The following proteins are encoded in a genomic region of Arachis ipaensis cultivar K30076 chromosome B02, Araip1.1, whole genome shotgun sequence:
- the LOC107626515 gene encoding pyruvate kinase isozyme A, chloroplastic, translating to MAQSLQLFTAPNGSFSSVTHSGNTHAHLPSFKLSFSTPPNSFAFSLRPSTSSLPRRHVSTADWSPTSIEVDAVTEAELRENGFRSTRRTKLVCTVGPATCGFEQLEALAVGGMNVARINMCHGTREWHREVIQRVRRLNDDKGFAVAIMMDTEGSEIHMGDLGGASSAKAEDGEIWTFSVRAFDSTLPEHTVNVNYEGFAEDVKVGDELLVDGGMVRFEVIGKIGPDVKCLCTDPGLLLPRANLTFWRNGSLVRERNSMLPTISSKDWLDIDFGIAEGVDFIAISFVKSAEVIHHLRSYIAARSPNSDVALIAKIESIDSLKNLEEIIQASDAAMVARGDLGAQIPLEQVPSAQQRIVELCRQLNKPVIVASQLLESMIEYPTPTRAEVADVSEAVKQGADALMLSGESAMGQYPEKALAVLRSVSLRIERWWREQKYHETIEHPSIGTSFSENISEEICNSAAKMANNLEVDALFVYTKTGCMASLLSRCRPDCPIFAFTTTPSVRRRLNLQWGLIPFRLSFSDDMESNLNKTFSLLKARNLIKSGDLVIAVSDMFQSIQVMNVP from the exons ATGGCACAGTCTCTGCAACTCTTCACCGCCCCAAACGGCTCCTTTTCCTCCGTCACCCACTCCGGCAATACCCATGCCCACCTTCCAAGTTTCAAACTTTCCTTCTCCACACCTCCCAATTCCTTCGCCTTCTCCCTCCGGCCCTCCACCTCATCACTCCCGCGCCGTCACGTCTCCACTGCTGATTGGAGCCCCACCTCCATTGAGGTGGACGCCGTCACCGAGGCCGAGCTCAGGGAGAACGGCTTCCGCAGCACGCGCCGCACCAAGCTCGTGTGCACGGTGGGCCCCGCCACGTGTGGATTTGAGCAGCTGGAGGCGCTGGCCGTCGGAGGGATGAACGTGGCGCGGATCAACATGTGCCACGGAACGAGGGAGTGGCACAGGGAGGTGATCCAGCGTGTGAGGCGCCTCAACGACGACAAGGGCTTTGCCGTCGCCATCATGATGGATACCGAAGGCAGCGAGATCCACATGGGTGATCTCGGTGGTGCTTCCTCTGCCAAAGCTGAG GATGGCGAGATCTGGACCTTCAGCGTTAGAGCCTTTGATTCTACTCTTCCAGAGCACACTGTCAACGTAAATTATGAGGGTTTTGCTGAAG ATGTCAAAGTTGGGGATGAACTTCTAGTGGATGGAGGTATGGTGAGGTTTGAGGTGATTGGAAAGATAGGACCAGATGTCAAATGCCTTTGTACTGATCCTGGGTTGTTGCTCCCAAGAGCCAATCTAACATTCTGGAGGAATGGGAGTCTAGTGCGAGAAAGGAATTCCATGCTTCCTACAATTTCTTCTAAG GATTGGTTAGATATCGATTTTGGTATTGCTGAGGGAGTTGATTTCATTGCTATTTCTTTTGTCAAGTCTGCTGAAGTCATTCACCATCTTAGAAGCTATATTGCTGCACGGTCCCCCAATAG TGATGTTGCTCTAATTGCAAAGATAGAAAGTATTGACTCATTGAAGAACTTGGAGGAGATCATTCAAGCATCAGATGCAGCAATGGTGGCAAGAGGAGACTTGGGTGCTCAGATCCCTTTAGAACAGGTTCCATCTGCGCAACAGAGGATTGTTGAACTCTGCAGGCAGCTGAATAAACCTGTCATTGTTGCCTCTCAACTACTTGAGTCCATGATTGAATACCCAACTCCTACAAGAGCTGAAGTAGCTGATGTTTCTGAAGCAGTAAAGCAAGGAGCTGATGCTTTGATGCTTTCAGGTGAGTCAGCCATGGGCCAATACCCTGAGAAGGCACTGGCTGTTCTAAGGAGTGTTAGTTTGAGAATTGAAAGATGGTGGAGGGAACAAAAATACCATGAAACTATTGAACATCCATCAATCGGGacttctttttcagaaaatatatcTGAAGAAATTTGCAATTCAGCTGCAAAGATGG CTAATAATTTGGAGGTGGACGCACTTTTTGTGTACACAAAGACAGGATGCATGGCATCCCTGTTATCGAGATGCCGCCCGGACTGCCCAATATTCGCTTTCACAACCACACCATCTGTGCGTAGGCGTCTAAACCTCCAATGGGGCCTAATTCCGTTTCGTCTGAGCTTCTCAGATGATATGGAGAGCAATCTCAATAAAACCTTTTCACTTCTTAAGGCCAGAAATTTGATCAAATCAGGGGATCTTGTGATAGCTGTCTCAGACATGTTTCAGTCAATACAAGTAATGAATGTTCCTTGA